The Bryobacteraceae bacterium genome includes a window with the following:
- a CDS encoding IS4 family transposase: MNRVCSIFSQVLKFVPRLEFEAAVRQHRAERHARGFRCWTQLVAMLFCHLGRAQSLREIVGGLASCEGKLQHLGVASAPKRSTLAYANEHRPWELFQSVFYALYQRCASEAAQRCKRKFRFKHKLMSLDATLIPLCLSMFDWAQFGRSKGAVKLHLVLDHDGYLPGFAVITEGKTSDVDVARRQRFEPGTMLVFDRGYQDYDWWLDLSRHKVWFVTRLKDVASYGIVEQREADRRKSILRDEVILLSRTQEAGPAALLRRIEVEGAEGETVVLVTNHLKLSAATVAAVYRERWQIELFFKALKQSLRIKTFVGTSANAVQIQIWTALIAMLLVKYMQLRSSFNWSLSNLVALLRQQLFVYRDLMAWLEAPFEPPPQLDAASQLMLEFG; this comes from the coding sequence ATGAATCGAGTATGCAGTATTTTCTCCCAGGTCTTGAAGTTCGTTCCGCGCCTGGAATTCGAGGCGGCCGTCCGCCAGCATCGCGCCGAGCGCCACGCCCGCGGATTCCGGTGCTGGACGCAGCTTGTCGCCATGCTGTTTTGCCACCTGGGACGCGCCCAGTCGCTGCGTGAAATCGTGGGTGGCCTGGCGTCTTGCGAAGGCAAGCTGCAGCATCTCGGCGTGGCCTCGGCGCCGAAGCGCTCGACGCTGGCCTATGCCAATGAGCACCGGCCGTGGGAGTTGTTTCAATCGGTCTTCTACGCGCTCTATCAGCGTTGCGCCTCGGAAGCAGCTCAGCGTTGCAAGCGCAAATTTCGCTTCAAGCATAAGCTGATGAGCCTGGACGCAACGCTGATTCCACTCTGCCTGAGCATGTTCGACTGGGCTCAGTTCGGGCGCAGCAAGGGCGCGGTGAAGTTGCATCTGGTGCTGGACCACGACGGCTATCTGCCGGGCTTCGCCGTCATCACCGAGGGCAAGACGTCGGACGTGGACGTCGCCCGCCGGCAGCGCTTCGAACCCGGCACGATGCTGGTGTTCGACCGCGGCTACCAGGACTATGACTGGTGGCTGGATCTGTCGCGCCACAAGGTGTGGTTCGTGACGCGGCTGAAAGACGTGGCCAGCTACGGCATCGTCGAACAGCGCGAGGCCGACAGGCGGAAGTCGATCCTGCGCGACGAGGTGATCCTGCTGAGCCGGACGCAGGAGGCTGGGCCGGCGGCGTTGCTGCGGCGGATTGAAGTGGAGGGCGCAGAGGGCGAGACGGTGGTGCTGGTGACGAATCATCTGAAGTTGTCGGCGGCGACGGTCGCGGCGGTCTACCGGGAGCGCTGGCAGATCGAGTTGTTCTTCAAGGCGCTGAAGCAGTCGTTGCGGATCAAGACGTTTGTGGGCACCAGCGCCAATGCGGTGCAGATCCAGATTTGGACAGCACTGATCGCGATGCTGCTGGTGAAGTACATGCAACTGCGCAGCAGCTTCAACTGGAGCCTGTCGAACCTGGTGGCGCTGCTGAGACAACAACTGTTTGTCTACCGCGACTTGATGGCCTGGCTGGAGGCGCCGTTCGAGCCGCCGCCCCAACTGGACGCGGCCTCGCAACTGATGCTCGAGTTCGGATGA
- a CDS encoding L-seryl-tRNA selenium transferase, with the protein MIFGRRPFLGALGSLPVFSRAGLAAPRRRDVISELGVRTFINAAGTYTMLTASLMPEEVFEAMRVASRHYVNLTELQDAVGRRIAELLGCEAAMVTSGAAGALTVGAAACITGKDPDKIRRIPDLTGMKSEVIIQKSHRFAYDHAVRATGIRMVEVESAEQFERAVSDKTAMALFFNDAEPRGAIKAEEFVSLCRKHGVPSFNDCAADVPPVENLSRYTKMGFDLVAFSGGKGIRGPQSAGLLLGRKELIEAARLNTSPYSDSIARGMKVNKEEMVGMLVALELYLKKDHAAEAREWDRRVEIIAREARRVNTVTTEVHLPPIANHTPHLRIRWDQSVVKITPPEVMKQLREGRPSIEACPMTNKEALVFTVWMMQKGDAEIVGRRVREILSRAAA; encoded by the coding sequence ATGATCTTCGGCCGAAGACCGTTTCTGGGCGCGCTTGGGAGCCTGCCCGTCTTCAGCAGAGCCGGGCTCGCCGCGCCCCGCCGCCGCGATGTCATCTCGGAGCTCGGCGTCCGCACGTTCATCAATGCTGCGGGCACCTACACGATGCTGACGGCGTCGCTGATGCCGGAGGAAGTGTTCGAGGCGATGCGCGTGGCGTCAAGACACTATGTGAACCTGACCGAGTTGCAGGACGCCGTCGGCAGGCGCATCGCCGAACTGCTCGGCTGCGAAGCCGCCATGGTCACTTCCGGCGCGGCGGGCGCGCTGACCGTCGGCGCCGCCGCCTGCATCACCGGCAAGGACCCGGACAAGATCCGCCGCATCCCTGATCTGACGGGCATGAAGAGCGAAGTCATCATTCAGAAGTCCCACCGCTTCGCCTACGATCATGCCGTGCGCGCCACCGGCATCCGCATGGTGGAGGTGGAATCGGCGGAGCAGTTCGAGCGCGCCGTCAGTGACAAGACCGCCATGGCGCTCTTCTTCAACGATGCCGAGCCGCGGGGCGCCATCAAGGCGGAAGAATTCGTTTCTCTCTGCAGGAAGCATGGCGTCCCGAGTTTCAACGATTGCGCCGCCGACGTGCCGCCGGTCGAAAACCTCAGCCGCTACACGAAAATGGGCTTCGACCTCGTCGCCTTCAGCGGAGGGAAAGGAATCCGCGGTCCGCAGAGCGCCGGATTGCTTCTGGGGAGAAAAGAGCTGATCGAAGCCGCGCGCCTGAACACTTCCCCTTACAGCGATTCCATCGCGCGCGGCATGAAGGTGAACAAGGAAGAGATGGTCGGCATGCTCGTCGCGCTCGAGCTGTATCTGAAGAAAGACCACGCCGCCGAAGCGCGCGAATGGGACCGCCGCGTCGAAATCATCGCCCGCGAGGCGAGGCGCGTGAACACCGTCACCACCGAAGTCCACCTGCCCCCGATCGCCAACCACACGCCGCACCTGCGCATCCGCTGGGACCAGAGCGTCGTCAAAATCACGCCGCCCGAGGTCATGAAGCAGTTGCGCGAAGGCCGCCCGTCGATCGAAGCCTGCCCGATGACCAACAAAGAAGCGCTCGTTTTCACCGTCTGGATGATGCAGAAGGGCGATGCCGAGATCGTCGGACGCCGCGTGCGCGAGATCCTGTCGCGCGCGGCGGCGTGA
- the uxaC gene encoding uronate isomerase, which produces MAFIHEDFLLSTAAARRLYHEYAKDEPILDYHCHLPPKDVAENRRFANLFEIWLEGDHYKWRAMRAHGVPERLVTGDASPKEKFLAWAATVPATLRNPLYHWTHLELKRYFGIEDLLDEASAERVWEQGNAMLAGESLRAWGILEKFKVRAVCTTDDPADDLRWHKQIAASGLKTKVFPTYRPDRAFLVHQPDLFNTWLGRLAETANTDIADFQSFLDALKKRHDAFHELGCRLSDHGLTVCFATPCSEEKASEIFEKARAFIPVSDEDQVQFASFMMLFFGRLDAEKGWTKQLHLMARRNNNSRRFRELGPDTGFDSIGDWPQMDALGAYLDLLESEGALPKMILYNLNPAWNYAFATMIGNFQDGSVPGKIQFGSGWWFLDQKEGMEWQINALSNCGLLEHFVGMLTDSRSFMSYPRHEYFRRTLCNLLGDDIEKGLLPADYGLVGGMVRRICYSNAERYFGLPL; this is translated from the coding sequence ATGGCCTTCATCCACGAGGACTTCCTGCTGTCCACCGCGGCCGCCCGGCGCCTTTACCACGAGTACGCCAAAGACGAGCCCATCCTCGACTACCACTGCCACCTTCCGCCGAAGGATGTCGCCGAAAACCGGCGCTTCGCCAACCTCTTCGAGATCTGGCTCGAGGGCGACCATTACAAGTGGCGCGCCATGCGCGCCCATGGCGTGCCGGAAAGGCTCGTCACAGGCGACGCCTCGCCCAAAGAGAAGTTCCTCGCCTGGGCGGCTACCGTTCCCGCCACCCTGCGCAATCCGCTCTACCACTGGACCCACCTCGAGCTGAAGCGCTATTTCGGCATCGAGGATCTGCTCGACGAAGCCTCCGCCGAGCGCGTCTGGGAGCAGGGCAACGCCATGCTCGCCGGCGAGAGCCTGCGCGCCTGGGGCATCCTCGAAAAGTTCAAGGTCCGCGCCGTCTGCACCACCGACGATCCCGCCGACGACCTGCGCTGGCACAAACAGATTGCCGCGTCCGGGCTGAAGACAAAGGTGTTTCCCACCTACCGCCCGGACCGCGCGTTTCTCGTTCATCAACCGGATCTGTTCAACACCTGGCTCGGTCGCCTCGCAGAAACGGCCAACACGGACATCGCCGACTTCCAGAGCTTTCTCGATGCTCTGAAAAAACGCCACGACGCCTTCCATGAGCTCGGTTGCCGGCTGAGCGATCACGGCCTGACCGTGTGCTTCGCGACCCCGTGCTCGGAGGAAAAAGCATCGGAAATCTTCGAAAAAGCCCGCGCCTTTATCCCGGTATCCGATGAAGATCAGGTGCAGTTCGCCTCGTTCATGATGCTGTTTTTCGGCCGGCTCGACGCCGAGAAAGGCTGGACCAAACAGCTCCACCTGATGGCGCGGCGCAACAACAACTCGCGCCGCTTCCGCGAGCTCGGCCCTGACACCGGGTTCGACTCCATCGGCGACTGGCCGCAGATGGACGCGCTCGGCGCTTACCTGGATCTGCTCGAAAGCGAAGGCGCGTTGCCGAAAATGATTCTCTACAACCTGAACCCTGCCTGGAATTACGCCTTCGCCACCATGATCGGCAATTTTCAGGACGGCTCGGTCCCGGGCAAAATCCAGTTTGGCAGCGGCTGGTGGTTCCTCGACCAGAAAGAGGGCATGGAGTGGCAGATCAACGCGCTCTCCAACTGCGGCCTTCTCGAGCACTTCGTCGGCATGCTCACCGACTCCCGCAGCTTCATGTCCTATCCGCGGCACGAATATTTCCGCCGCACGCTGTGCAACCTGCTGGGCGACGACATCGAGAAAGGGTTGCTGCCGGCGGACTACGGTCTGGTGGGCGGCATGGTCCGCCGCATCTGCTACTCGAACGCCGAGCGCTACTTCGGTCTGCCTCTGTAG
- the xloA gene encoding glycosyl hydrolase, with protein sequence MSRKWLAPLVLAGVLPMASQQAPQRRAPATGPEAKIEALLRQMTVEEKVGQMTQVTIDVVSAPNAVGRNHRLDAQKLEEAILKWKVGSILNVNGEAYTVDHWHDVLNAIQDVVEKSRLKIPVLYGIDSIHGANYTLDAVLFPNAISAAATWNLDLVKRSAEISAFQTRASGIPWTFYPVQDIGRQPLWPRFWETFGEDVYLASRMGAVYTEGLQGSDMSARDRVAACVKHYAGYSMPFNGKDRTPAILDERTLRQVVLPPYEAVVRAGAPTAMINSGEISGVPGHANSWLINQVLKKEWGFRGFVVSDWEDIKRLHTRDRVAATPKDAVRIAVMAGVDMSMVPYDFSFAELLLQCVKEGSVPMSRIDDAVRRILRVKMQVGLFDRPRPDPAMKAEFDKPEFHEANLAAAREALVLLKNEGVLPLPKGRRLLVTGPNADLLSVLNGGWSLTWQGNKEELYPRSKLTILKALRSLNSGGSVEYVKGVEWEKEIDIRAAVSAAASADAIIAVIGEPTYCETPGNIEDLALPQPQIRLVEELAATGKPVITVLVGGRPRVLRTITKNSKAILWAGLPGNEGGRAVAEVLLGDVNPSGKLPFSYPRNVNGFTTYDYKPLENTHDNPTGWEFPFGHGLSYTQFAYSDLKLSADSMPRTGGITVSVKVKNTGPRAGKEVVQLYVSDLYRQVSPPNRELKGFRKIELAPGEERTVEFTLAAKDLAFVGLDNKWTLEPGEHRVQIANLTAGFTLR encoded by the coding sequence ATGTCCCGGAAATGGCTCGCTCCCCTTGTTCTCGCCGGCGTTCTCCCGATGGCCAGCCAGCAGGCTCCGCAGCGCCGCGCGCCCGCTACCGGGCCTGAGGCGAAAATCGAAGCGCTCCTGCGTCAGATGACGGTCGAAGAGAAGGTCGGCCAGATGACGCAGGTCACGATCGACGTCGTCTCCGCGCCCAACGCTGTCGGCCGCAATCACCGGCTGGATGCGCAAAAGCTGGAAGAAGCGATCCTCAAATGGAAAGTCGGTTCCATCCTCAACGTCAACGGTGAAGCCTACACGGTGGATCACTGGCACGACGTCCTCAACGCCATCCAGGATGTCGTCGAGAAATCCCGGCTGAAGATCCCCGTCCTCTACGGCATCGATTCGATTCACGGGGCCAATTACACCCTTGATGCCGTTCTGTTCCCGAACGCCATCTCCGCCGCCGCCACCTGGAACCTTGATCTCGTGAAGAGGTCGGCCGAGATCTCCGCCTTCCAGACGCGCGCTTCGGGCATCCCGTGGACGTTCTATCCCGTGCAGGACATCGGCCGGCAGCCGCTGTGGCCGCGCTTCTGGGAGACCTTCGGCGAAGACGTCTATCTCGCCTCCCGCATGGGCGCCGTCTACACCGAAGGCCTCCAGGGCAGCGACATGTCCGCCCGGGACAGGGTCGCCGCCTGCGTCAAGCATTACGCCGGCTATTCGATGCCGTTCAATGGCAAAGACCGCACGCCTGCGATCCTGGATGAGCGCACGCTGCGCCAGGTCGTCCTGCCTCCCTATGAAGCCGTCGTGCGCGCCGGCGCACCCACGGCCATGATCAACTCCGGCGAGATCAGCGGCGTTCCGGGTCACGCCAATTCCTGGCTCATCAACCAGGTGCTCAAGAAGGAGTGGGGCTTCCGCGGCTTTGTCGTCAGCGACTGGGAGGACATCAAGCGCCTGCACACGCGCGACCGCGTCGCCGCCACGCCCAAGGACGCCGTCCGCATCGCCGTCATGGCCGGCGTCGACATGAGCATGGTGCCCTATGATTTCAGCTTCGCCGAACTCCTCCTGCAGTGCGTCAAAGAGGGCAGCGTGCCGATGTCGCGCATCGACGACGCCGTCCGCCGCATCCTCCGCGTCAAGATGCAGGTGGGCCTGTTCGACCGCCCGCGTCCCGATCCTGCCATGAAGGCGGAATTCGACAAGCCGGAGTTCCATGAGGCGAACCTGGCGGCGGCGCGCGAAGCCCTCGTGCTTCTCAAGAATGAAGGCGTGCTGCCTCTGCCGAAAGGCCGCCGGCTGCTTGTCACTGGCCCCAACGCCGACCTGCTCAGCGTCCTCAACGGCGGGTGGTCGCTCACCTGGCAGGGCAACAAGGAAGAGCTGTATCCCAGGAGCAAGCTCACCATTCTCAAAGCTCTCCGGTCTCTGAACAGCGGCGGCAGCGTGGAGTACGTGAAGGGCGTCGAGTGGGAAAAGGAAATCGACATCCGGGCCGCTGTGAGTGCGGCCGCCTCCGCCGATGCCATCATCGCCGTGATCGGCGAGCCGACTTACTGCGAGACGCCTGGCAACATCGAAGATCTCGCACTGCCACAGCCGCAGATCCGGCTCGTTGAAGAGCTGGCCGCCACGGGCAAGCCCGTCATCACCGTGCTCGTCGGCGGACGTCCCCGCGTGCTCCGCACCATCACGAAAAATTCAAAAGCCATCCTGTGGGCCGGCCTGCCCGGCAACGAAGGCGGCCGCGCCGTCGCCGAGGTCCTTCTGGGCGACGTCAATCCCAGCGGCAAGCTCCCGTTCAGCTACCCGCGCAACGTCAACGGCTTCACGACGTACGATTACAAGCCGCTCGAGAACACCCACGACAATCCCACCGGCTGGGAGTTCCCCTTCGGTCACGGGCTCAGCTACACGCAGTTCGCCTACAGCGATCTGAAGCTCAGCGCCGACTCGATGCCGCGCACGGGCGGCATCACCGTCTCGGTGAAAGTGAAAAACACTGGACCCCGCGCCGGCAAGGAAGTGGTGCAGCTCTACGTCAGCGACCTCTACCGTCAGGTCTCTCCCCCGAATCGAGAGCTGAAGGGCTTCCGGAAGATCGAGCTCGCGCCCGGCGAGGAGCGCACGGTCGAGTTCACCCTGGCCGCAAAAGACCTTGCATTCGTCGGGCTGGACAACAAATGGACGCTCGAGCCCGGCGAGCACAGAGTCCAGATTGCGAACCTGACCGCCGGGTTCACGCTGCGCTGA
- the yprB gene encoding hypothetical protein, translated as MNELLKRQLDQLRQKIARIEARGAAPASLPPELGRAVETALGSHWEIERRWPAHHRHGSADVGALADLPADLLAVLDEEAAGCPPEQWVFLDTETSGVSGGTGTFAFLVGAGHATPQGFVVRQFFMREHGEEPSMLAALAQHLERFRVVVTYNGKAFDLPLLETRYRLARQRVPFAHLAHVDLLRSARRLWRLALESCRLMELEARVLGFERHGDPGGAAVPRLYLEFLRTRNFRPLVPVFAHNAHDLLSLACLTAIVPAAFRDPSRLTAPAEMVALARYFQKEGRLEEALRLLGEALKRTLPEEMLWEALWQAAEMERRLGRTDAAVARWSELSTIRNPYQAQALEKLAVHYEHREKNAALALEMAMAAFRIEPSEELQKRIRRLQEKTSRPRPARLL; from the coding sequence ATGAACGAACTGCTGAAGCGACAACTCGATCAGCTCCGGCAGAAGATCGCCCGGATCGAGGCCCGCGGCGCGGCGCCCGCTTCCCTGCCCCCGGAGCTCGGCCGCGCCGTGGAAACCGCGCTGGGCTCGCACTGGGAAATCGAGCGCCGCTGGCCGGCGCATCACCGTCATGGCAGCGCGGACGTGGGCGCGCTGGCGGATCTGCCGGCAGATCTGCTGGCAGTGCTCGATGAAGAAGCAGCGGGCTGCCCGCCCGAGCAGTGGGTGTTTCTCGATACGGAGACGAGCGGGGTCAGCGGCGGCACGGGAACGTTCGCGTTTCTTGTGGGCGCGGGCCACGCCACGCCGCAGGGATTCGTGGTGCGGCAGTTTTTCATGCGCGAACACGGAGAGGAGCCGTCGATGCTCGCCGCGCTGGCGCAGCACCTGGAGCGATTCCGGGTTGTCGTCACGTACAACGGCAAGGCGTTCGATCTGCCGCTGCTTGAAACGCGCTACCGGCTGGCGCGGCAGCGCGTTCCGTTTGCGCACCTGGCGCACGTGGACCTGCTTCGCTCGGCGCGCCGGCTCTGGAGGCTGGCGCTGGAGTCGTGCCGGCTGATGGAGCTGGAGGCGCGCGTGCTGGGCTTCGAGCGCCACGGCGATCCGGGGGGCGCGGCGGTGCCGCGGCTGTATCTGGAGTTTCTCCGCACGCGGAATTTCCGGCCGCTGGTGCCGGTGTTCGCGCACAACGCGCACGATCTTCTTTCGCTTGCCTGCCTGACGGCGATCGTGCCTGCCGCGTTCAGGGACCCGTCGCGGCTGACCGCGCCGGCAGAAATGGTGGCGCTGGCGCGCTATTTCCAGAAGGAGGGGCGGCTGGAAGAAGCGCTGCGGCTGCTGGGCGAGGCGCTGAAGCGCACGCTGCCCGAGGAGATGCTATGGGAAGCGCTGTGGCAGGCAGCCGAGATGGAGCGCAGGCTGGGCCGCACGGACGCCGCAGTGGCGCGGTGGTCCGAGCTGTCGACGATCCGGAATCCCTATCAGGCGCAGGCTCTGGAGAAGCTCGCCGTTCATTATGAACACCGGGAGAAAAATGCGGCGCTGGCGCTGGAAATGGCGATGGCGGCGTTCCGGATCGAGCCGAGCGAGGAGCTGCAGAAGCGCATCCGCAGGCTTCAGGAGAAGACGTCAAGGCCGCGTCCGGCGAGGCTGCTCTAA
- a CDS encoding epimerase, whose translation MKALVIGGTQFIGRHLVQTLLRGGHEVAILHRKPDHDFGKRVANFQADRNDPKQVKAALNGQTFDAVFDLAYDWERGTPASAVAETAHFLTGSIGRYVFVSSVAAYGDGLNHHEGDALAADDHPDSYVRNKAQSERALFRLFHRHGTPITTIRPPFVYGPGNPIYREQFFWDRIRDKRPIILPGDGRRLMQFVYVKDLVGAMIRAVEVPAALGHAFNVANARPLTQAELIEAYFNACGKQTAVARVPRERILRAGGHPMGPRLYFGMYFDLPPVTMVISKAQRVLRFKPTPFLDGLKETYRWYLRHHPRAQIDYSFEDALLNGHRAQMAS comes from the coding sequence ATGAAAGCTCTTGTCATTGGCGGAACCCAATTCATCGGCCGGCACCTCGTGCAGACGCTGCTGCGCGGCGGCCACGAAGTGGCCATCCTGCACCGCAAGCCGGATCACGATTTCGGCAAGCGCGTCGCAAACTTTCAGGCCGACCGGAACGATCCCAAACAGGTCAAGGCGGCGCTGAACGGACAGACCTTCGACGCCGTCTTCGATCTGGCCTACGACTGGGAGCGCGGCACGCCCGCATCAGCCGTCGCCGAAACGGCCCACTTCCTCACCGGCAGCATCGGCCGCTACGTGTTTGTCTCGTCCGTTGCGGCTTACGGCGACGGGCTGAACCATCACGAGGGCGACGCCCTCGCCGCTGACGACCACCCCGATTCCTACGTCCGCAACAAGGCGCAGTCGGAGCGGGCGCTGTTCCGGCTCTTCCACCGCCACGGCACGCCCATCACCACCATCCGGCCGCCCTTTGTCTACGGCCCCGGCAATCCCATCTACCGGGAGCAGTTCTTCTGGGACCGCATCCGCGACAAGCGCCCCATCATCCTGCCGGGCGACGGCCGGCGCCTGATGCAGTTCGTCTACGTCAAGGACCTGGTGGGCGCGATGATCCGCGCCGTCGAAGTCCCCGCCGCACTCGGCCATGCCTTTAACGTCGCCAACGCCCGGCCGCTCACGCAGGCCGAGCTGATCGAGGCCTACTTCAACGCCTGCGGCAAACAGACCGCCGTGGCGCGGGTGCCGCGCGAGCGCATCCTCCGCGCCGGCGGCCATCCGATGGGGCCCCGCCTGTACTTCGGCATGTACTTCGACCTTCCGCCGGTCACCATGGTCATCAGCAAGGCCCAGCGCGTGCTCCGCTTCAAGCCCACCCCCTTCCTCGACGGGCTGAAAGAGACCTACCGCTGGTATCTCCGCCATCACCCCAGGGCGCAGATCGACTATTCGTTCGAAGACGCCCTTCTCAACGGACACCGCGCCCAGATGGCCAGCTGA
- a CDS encoding myo-inositol-1-phosphate synthase, giving the protein MPAQPNVQIRPAEGKLGVLIPGIGAVSTTFMAGVEAIKRGLGEPVGSLTQLATIRLGKRTENRTPRIKDFVPLAGLEDLVFAGWDIFEDSAYEAALKAQVLERSLLEQVREPLEAIRPMKAVFEQEYVKRLHGTHIKTEGTKYDKALALMDDIRQFRERTGVSRCVMVWCGSTEVYHQPSAVHQSLQAFEEGLKKNDPDIAPSQIYAYASLMSGVPFANGAPNLTHDIPALLDLARERNLPVCGKDFKTGQTFMKTLIAPGLKARMLGVHGWFSTNILGNRDGEVLDDPGSFKSKEETKLSVLDTILQPHLYPMLYKNIHHVVRINYYPPRGDAKEGWDNIDIFGWLGYPMQIKIDFLCRDSILAAPIVLDLVLFLDLAHRAGMRGIQEWLSFYFKAPMHAPEVYPEHDIFIQLMKLKNTLRWMQGEDLITHLGLEYYD; this is encoded by the coding sequence TTGCCCGCCCAACCCAATGTGCAGATCCGCCCGGCGGAAGGAAAGCTGGGTGTCCTGATTCCTGGCATCGGCGCTGTTTCCACCACCTTCATGGCAGGCGTGGAAGCGATCAAACGCGGTCTCGGAGAGCCCGTCGGCTCGCTGACGCAGCTGGCCACCATCCGGCTCGGCAAGCGGACGGAAAACCGCACGCCCCGGATCAAGGATTTCGTCCCGCTCGCCGGTCTTGAAGACCTGGTGTTCGCCGGCTGGGACATCTTCGAAGACAGCGCCTATGAAGCCGCCCTCAAGGCTCAGGTCCTCGAGCGCTCTCTTCTCGAGCAGGTGCGCGAGCCGCTGGAAGCGATCCGCCCCATGAAGGCGGTCTTCGAACAGGAGTACGTCAAGCGCCTTCACGGCACGCACATCAAGACTGAAGGCACCAAGTACGACAAGGCGCTCGCCCTCATGGACGACATCCGCCAGTTCCGCGAGCGCACCGGCGTCAGCCGCTGCGTCATGGTCTGGTGCGGCTCCACCGAGGTCTACCACCAGCCCTCGGCGGTGCATCAGTCGCTTCAGGCGTTCGAGGAAGGTCTCAAAAAGAACGATCCCGACATCGCTCCGTCGCAGATTTACGCCTACGCCTCGCTCATGTCGGGCGTGCCCTTCGCCAACGGCGCCCCGAACCTGACCCACGACATCCCGGCGCTGCTCGATCTGGCGCGCGAGCGCAACCTGCCCGTCTGCGGCAAGGATTTCAAGACCGGACAGACCTTCATGAAGACGCTCATCGCGCCCGGACTCAAGGCGCGCATGCTGGGCGTGCACGGCTGGTTCTCCACCAACATCCTCGGCAACCGCGACGGCGAGGTGCTCGACGATCCCGGCTCCTTCAAATCGAAGGAAGAGACCAAGCTCAGCGTTCTCGACACGATCCTCCAGCCGCACCTGTACCCGATGCTCTACAAGAACATCCACCACGTGGTGCGCATCAACTACTATCCGCCGCGCGGGGACGCCAAGGAAGGCTGGGACAACATCGACATCTTCGGCTGGCTCGGCTATCCGATGCAGATCAAGATCGATTTCCTGTGCCGGGACTCGATCCTCGCCGCGCCCATCGTGCTCGACCTCGTGCTGTTCCTCGACCTGGCCCACCGCGCCGGCATGCGCGGCATCCAGGAATGGCTCAGCTTCTACTTCAAGGCCCCCATGCACGCGCCGGAAGTCTACCCCGAGCACGACATCTTCATCCAGCTGATGAAGCTGAAGAACACCCTCCGCTGGATGCAGGGCGAGGATCTGATCACGCACCTCGGCCTCGAGTATTACGACTGA
- a CDS encoding DNA-binding response regulator has protein sequence MSGRTSATIPTVVADDEAPALDELLYLLKSFPEIEVVGTATNGVEALKRIEELEPDLVFIDVQMPGLDGLRLIEKLHEQKAPVPAFVLCTAYEQYALEAFRMEALDYLLKPVTRERLALTIDRVKRMMLEPEPAAAPAAPQVRKVLIRTGGRNLIVDASDVIYARIEDGLITVCASQAEGESNFKTLEELQENLDPAVFWRPHRSYLVNIHRIREVIPWFKSSYQIRMDDKKGTMIPVSRVQSRRLRELFRL, from the coding sequence ATGAGCGGGCGGACGAGCGCGACGATCCCCACGGTGGTGGCCGACGATGAAGCGCCGGCGCTGGACGAGCTGCTCTATCTGCTGAAGAGCTTCCCGGAGATCGAGGTGGTGGGCACGGCCACCAACGGCGTCGAGGCGCTGAAGCGGATCGAGGAGCTGGAGCCGGACCTCGTGTTCATCGACGTGCAGATGCCGGGGCTCGACGGGCTGCGCCTGATCGAGAAGCTGCACGAGCAGAAGGCGCCCGTGCCTGCGTTCGTGCTCTGCACCGCGTACGAGCAGTACGCGCTGGAAGCCTTCCGCATGGAGGCGCTCGATTACCTGCTGAAGCCGGTGACGCGCGAGCGTCTGGCGCTGACGATCGACCGGGTGAAGAGGATGATGCTGGAGCCCGAGCCTGCCGCGGCGCCGGCCGCGCCGCAGGTGCGCAAGGTGCTGATCCGCACCGGCGGGCGGAACCTGATCGTCGACGCCTCCGACGTGATCTATGCGCGGATTGAAGACGGCCTGATCACGGTGTGCGCCTCGCAGGCCGAGGGCGAGAGCAACTTCAAGACGCTCGAGGAGCTGCAGGAAAACCTCGATCCGGCCGTGTTCTGGCGGCCGCACCGGAGCTACCTGGTCAACATCCACCGCATCCGCGAAGTGATCCCCTGGTTCAAGTCGAGCTATCAGATCCGCATGGATGACAAGAAAGGTACGATGATTCCGGTCAGCCGGGTGCAGTCGCGGCGGCTGCGCGAGCTGTTCCGGCTGTAA